AGCCTTAATTAGATCATTCATCATACAGACAAGTAGCCGCAGATAGTACTCATGTTCAGTCACTTCATGTATCTGTGGAAGTCACTCCTTATTATTGTATCATTGATGAAGCGCTTAGGTGGCTTTCATTTTCGCCACGAGTCTGATTCTTGAATACCACATCATCATCCCACCTGAAAAGACCAAGAAACTATTCTCATTATCTGCCTCCAACAATTGACATAATAATCACAAGATTCATGAAGAAACAGGATATAACAAAATCCTAACCTCCTTTTAAACACTAAGACCAACATTATCGCAGGGTCCTTACTGGGTTTTTAAGGGAAATGGCCCATTTAAATAATTCAACAGAAAATAAATCAGTCATTACCGATCCTTAAGTAGGTGTTTTTGGCATCGATTTTTAAGTGGGGTTATATACCACGTGTCAAGACGtaaactattgttatttttattttattttttattttctttctttctatcttTTGTTTGCCCTCTTCTTATTCATCGAAGACGCATGCGATGGAAATACCCTAGGATAGCATTAAAaattttttatcacaaatatagactctaagaatcaaaatgaccaaaatatttcattaaaaagataaatatacacttgaactcctaaggttaactaatccaaaccttaaggtttagagttaagcgGTGGAGATTTGGGtttgaagtttaaaattttataaaatagaaaataaatattaaaaatttgaaaatagaaattttaaaaatagtttcaaaaagtattttcgaattacaaaaagaaaatttgaaaaaaaaaatcgtaaaaaaaaattcaaaaaaaaattataaaaaagttcaaatttgaaacattttggtcattttcttatttttttatttttattttttttatttttatatatctaggatattagtgtcattttaccaattaaatgaaacattttggtcattttttttgtgatctattttttgtgaccaaaacttgaaaattgtctATTATGAGAATTGcccttttatttaataaataaattttatttaaaaaaaatttaattttttttttaagaacctctAATTAAGAAACTCCCATTGGATCGCTAAAAATGGGAGTTTGTTAACTAAAGTTCTTAACACCACTTAAATacatttaaactattaaataatcattaaggATCTCACTTAAGGATCATGTCATGCTCTAAATGAGGTTGGAGAGTGGGTTTCCTTCGAGAATACCTCGTCAATCAAGATGCAGttaaaacagagaaacaaaAGGAAGAATCTCCAGTGAAAAATACTTCAAAATATATGGTTTACATTTAGTAGCAGCTTTAGTCTCATGATTACCATCTGGTTCCGAGTTGATAATACTTTGGCATACTCACAGTAATTGGTAACTGGTTTATGGTATCAGCGTCACTATTACAATGGAACGCTTTATTTGATATGGACTTGTTGTTGTTCACTTGTTTCCTTAGCTCAATGTCTTTATAACATTTTGTATTATGAATCTGCAGGTATTTCATATGCCTTTATGACAGTCTTTCATCTTAAAACAAGTTTCACCAGGAATGTAAAAAACATGAGAACAAAAGTCTGGGATGTatcgtttctttttttaagaCTCTTGTTCATCCTCAAAACTATATGCTTAAGTTCTTCAAGTTTCGAGTTATCCTTTTGGCGTAATATACAGTTCACGGTTATCAACAGTTGAGTGTATCAGTGTCATTTTGCTGGCAAGATGGTAGTTTTCATGCAAATGTCTGATCTTAATCATATGGGTCTCTTAGATCATCATTTCTGTTTTCTTCAAAAACTCCTCTCAGAGATTCTTTTAGTAACGAGAAAAAAGTTCCTTGtgataaaacaaatattaatatatcagtAAATTGTAAAAGGAGAAGTTGTTGAGAAGTCTTTTTCTCTCTAGGAACCCCAAGTGGGTATGAGTTGTATCCAGTAAACTAAAGGGTGAGTGCATCGATAAGTGAGATTTAAAAGTCTAAACACGTTTGATTAAAGATTTCTTAACCACTTTCATTGGTTTTCGAGTGCTTCCGCTTGcttttaacaaaagaaaaggtGTTTTTTATCTCTGTTCTTAGAGAGTAAGAAGGTTTTGGTGGTGGAAAAATTTATTTCGAAGTTCCTGTGCCCATTTAAGCCATGTCGTTAGCCATGGACAGAGCCTTAATGGCTTTGTCGTTAGATGAAGAAGATACCCCGTTTGAGATGCCAGATCTACCAGATTTCACCTCTGCTGAAGAAAATAAACTCAGCCTGATGGGAAGGCTCTTAAACCCAGAGCGAcaaaggatgtctaatctcattATCCAAATGCCCAGAAAATGGCAAAAAGAAGGTAAAGTCAGAGGTATAGCCCTGTCTCAAGAGAAGTTCCAGTTCATCTTCAACTCCGAACACGACCTTCAAGATGTTCTGGACAAGGGAGTTCAGACACATTACGAGTGGGTCATAGTCTTAGAGCGATGGATGGAAAACCCACCGGAAGATTATCTGCAGTACATCCCGCTCTGGGTCAGAATAAGTAACATTCCGGAGACTTTTTACACGGTGGAGGCGATAGGAAAGCTAGGTGACTTTGTGGGAAAGGTTGAACTAGTAGCTTTCGACCCCTCCAAGCCGGTCACGCAGAACTACATCAGGGTGCTGGTGAAATTCAACGTGGCTAACCCTCTAAGGATGTCTAAAGCTCTCACTTACAAAGGCAAATCTTTTGTTATCCACTACAACTATGAGAATGTGCAGAAAAGATGCTTTGAATGCTTCAGACTGAATCATGAGAAGGACTACTGTCCCTTAGTAGTCAGGAAAAGACAAGAAGAAGCGGCCGAAAGGAGAAGTAAAGTCTCCCCCCAGTCTACCCCGCTGCAACCCTTTTTCAAAGAAGGTGATCCACTCAAAGGTGTGCTTGCTGATTACCAAGTCGGTATCAACCCAATGAATGGCAGacctaaaatttcaaaagagGTTCTTGAAGAGTTGCGAAGATATCTGCTTGCTGACACTGGGGAAAACAGAGAGATAAAGGAGTATAAAATCAAACAATCTGTCAGTCTTGCTGAAAAAGATCCAGTGGCTCAAAAGCTGTGTCTACAGCTGGAGGCTCCACCTCAAGTGACCAAAGAACTCAACAAAGGAAAAGGGCTAGTCTTCGACTACTCCAAGAAATCAGAAACAGAGCAGTCCGGTGCAAGGAGAGAACCAGCTGAGAAACTGATGGCAGCCTCGATCAAAGCCCACTCTTCTCTGATCCTCAAAAGAGACAATGAAGTCTTGCTGTTGCGTGACAAAGAAGAGAGTGATGGTGGGTATTTCTCTTCGCGTTCTGATGAACCTACGGGCTTCAGTGCTGGATTCTATGACTCTGGTTCTGCCGGGTTTGTCAAAAAGCGCTCTTACCAGAGGAAAAGACCCCCCAAAGCTAGAAGAATGCAAAGGAAGTTCACAGAGAAAGAAAGGGGAGAGATACTGGAAGGTCACAGGAGAGAAGGAAAACAAGAGGTGGGATGCAAGAAAAAGAAGTGGGAAGGTGAAGGGGAGAGGAGTAGGTCAATCAGCAAGGCACCTTGCATTAAGGTGATCCCAAATGAGGGATCGCCCAAGCTTTAATGAGTATTTTGAGCTGGAATTGTCAAGGCTTGGGGCGGCCTCAAGGTTTGACGATTCAGAGACTCCGGGAGATGCGTCAATACCATTTTCCggaaattttatttcttatggAAACGAAAAACTGTCGGAATGTTGTGGAAGATTTAAAAGTTTGGTTGGGTTATGATCGATACCATATTGTAAGTCCAAGAGGCCTCAGTGGTGGATTGGCAATTTTGTGGAAGAAATCGGTTTCTCTAGATATTAAATTTTCAGACAGAAATGTTATCGACTGTCTTGTAAATTATGGAGATTTCTCCTTTTTTCTCTCTTGCATCTATGGGGAGCCTTCGGCGGTAGGGAAAGATGTGATTTGGGAAAGATTGAATCGCATTGGAGTGCTGAGGAAGGAACCGTGGTGTCTAGTGGGAGACTTTAATGAAATTCAAAATAATGATGAAAAATCGGGAGGCCCCTCGAGACCGGTGGAGTCTTTCTTATCTTTCACTTCCATGCTCAAGATCTGTGGGATGGAGGAACTGGATGCGAAAGGAGATCGCTTCACATGGAGTGGCAAGAGAGGCAATCACTGGGTTCAATGCTGTTTGGACCGCTGTTTTGGAAATAAGGAATGGTTCAAATTATTTCCGTCTTCGAATCAAACTTTCATGGACAAAAGGGGATCAGATCACAGGCCAGTGTGGGTCAAGTTCCGTGCAATGCAAGATAGATTCAGAGGGCAGTTCCGCTTTGATAAAAGGCTGATGCTCAGTATGGAAGTCAAAAAGGAAGTGGAGGGTGCCTGGTCTTGTGCTCGGGGAGATGGGTCTTTATCCTCCAAGATCACAAACTGCAGGAAAGTTCTCTGTGGCTGGAAGAAGAAGCGCATCTTTAATGCAAAAGATAAAATCAACCTCTTACAACAACGGCTGGAGTGGTTCGAATCGAAACCGTACCAATGTCGCTTCATGGTCAATAATCTAAAGAAGGAGTTGATTAGGGCATACAAAGAAGAGGAGATGTTCTGGTGGCAAAAAAGCAGAGATAAATGGCTTACTAGAGGAGATAGAAACACAGATTTCTTCCACAATTCAGTCAAGGTAAGACGCTCTTCAAATTAACTCACAAAGCTAAAGACATGAGAACAAAACTCTGggatgtattgtttttttttttttttaatctcttatTGAATCCGAAAGATCCTGAATTTGGACAGGTTTATCCTCAAAACTCTGCTTCAAGTCTCGAGCTATCTTTTTTGCCTAATATACAATTCATGGTTATCAACAATTGAGTGTGTATCAGTGTCATTTTATTTGGCAAGATTGTAGTTTTCATGCAAATGTCTGATCTTAGTCCACCACCATTGTGAAAAGCAGATTTtcatttctgtttttgtttctgcGGCTAAGTCAAATAATTCTGAAGTTGCAAAGAATTGTTCATGGAAATAGACACCAAATGATCTTATGAGAGGAGAGGGGGAAGCTTCTACTTCTTGGAGACTAAAGCTACCAAATGAGAACCGCTGATTGAACGAGAGAGTTGGAAGCTAAAGGATATATTACGTCAGAACGCTTAAAAAGCTCACAAACATGACAGCGTTTATCAATATTCCTTCCACGTGTACGGAACAAACTTGACGTTTTGGATTTATGTGcacatattaatataataaaatatttaattttgtataatttctaaacaaaaagatcattaactattaaattgacTATATTCCAGTTAATAGAAAAACAAATAGCAgaatataaacaattatataacataaattcagtaaaatttacattgaaatttgaaacaatattgtaaacattttaaaagaacTAAGCATAATtaatttgtaatattaaaattatcgtgatattatatttaaatactttaaaataataaaatataacttattatactattaaatttaaccacttaaaaaaaatataactaatttaaatttgaaaactttaaagaATTAAATCAACTGGAAATAAACAAGTgatatggtgttttatagattttagtGTAGTTTTAGTTGAATATTTCTTCATTCTctaattcattttttatatcATACTATTTTTAATACTAGCAATAGAGTTGCTCTTTCCTTTTGTTTCCTCAAAATGATTATATATCAGTagtataaattattgttttacttttttttggtgtaaattattgttttacttATTATGCCAAATCATATGTGTCCTTCATTGGATCTCTTTGCTGGCCACATCAGGTTGTCGGTCCGAAACCATAAAcaacatatttaaaatgaaatttaaaactgaaatatatcatcattttctttCCAAAATAATCGTGGAGATTCTTTTGCAAATAGAAAAAAGCTCCTTGCATATGAATAAATTATTACATCATTTAAGTTGAAATAAGCGAACCTACTCCAACACAAATCCaccacacacacggacaccacATGCAAAAAAATGAGAATTAGTACACAAACATCATTAACATCAATAATGCAAAACATAACAACTGTACTCAACAATAGCATCacctaggcctgggcatttcgggtatcggttcggttcggttcgggtatttcgggttttgggtagtTCGAATAAGGGCTAGAtgatccatttagtacttgacctattttcggttcggttcggttcgaatagtttcgggttcggttcggttcggatagtaaatgtaggaaccggaaaatatccggaaaaaattcggttctcatttggatccggttcgggttcggatagttcaGATAGTTCGGAtcatttggataaaatatcggttatttagggtaaaatatcaaataattaggatgatttagataaaaaatttggagatttcggattactttggatattttggataaaactatccggatagtttcggatactttcgggtagtttggatactttataataattagttatcctcaactattttcagatacttttaatagaattttaaattaaaaatatatatttagtgatgttatatatatatatatataaaattaatatttttatatattcgggtacccgttcggttctcggttcggttccggttcggttcggttatttcagatataaaaatataggaaccgttcgggtatttgaaggtattggtccggttccggtttcaggtatttcggttcggttccggttcgcttcttcggttccggttatttgCCCAGGCCTAGCATCACCGTTCTTTAGGTTAAGCAGTTTTGTACGAGCCTCAACATAGCCTCTAGCAAACCGGAAAAGCCCACTTCCTCCGACTATAGGCATTTCTCTAACCTTCGACAACACGGGGTTCCGACCAAGAATCGTGATCGTGCTTCCGTTGTATTTTCCAGTCTTAAAAGCAAAATTCATCCCCACTAAAAAACTAAACTCTTTCTGAGCCGCTCCGGCGTAAAACCCTTGAGCCTGGCCCAACAACGTGGAGTTTATTTGAACTGTTGTCGTCAAAGCGTTGTCGAACATAGTGACTCCTCCGAAGTATGAGGTAGAGTTTGTAACCGGTGGCTTGATTCTGATGGAGCTTGGCTTTGGACCGCTTAAGATGTCGTGCCAATACactttgaaatgtgttagtttttctttcttgtgaAGACCGAGGATTTACGGTCTATGGTTCTGGCGAAGTCTTCCCCGTCGTCTCCGGCGGAAGATACGGCAGCGAGGAAGATAATTTGGACGGCGAGGAAGAAAATGAGTTTAGCCATGTGTTTTGTTTGTGTTATTATGGTGTACAAACaaggtgtgtgtgtgttgttaTTTATACTAGCGGAAGTACACCTTGAGACATGCTCAAATATGCTTGAAGATATGGACCTCTTCAAAGCAAACTCCGCCTTGGCATTCTTCCGTGTCCACTCCTTTGTCGCTTCCGGGGTTGCAGCATTTCCCCttggtggtgttgtgttgttACCAACGACGACATCCCATAAGTCCTCACTCACCAGGTATGACTCCATGCATGACTTCCATAACCGGTAGTTAGATTGGTTTAGGATTTCTATTCCCAATCCAACAACACGACCCGTTGATTCCATACTTGGAATAGACCCGAGCTCTCTTTAAAAAACCGATCTTGATGAGCACAAGATTAgcttggctctgataccatgtaaagaAACCACCTTTGATAGTGCTTAGCACTAGCCCAAGACCGTAATACCCGAGAACccgaaagaaacaagaaaacttccaagtatgaagaataatatggaagaactctcaaagagatttagagaacttTGAGTAGAACACTCTTTCTTTAAGAAAACTTTCTTATATTTTACTTGtt
The window above is part of the Brassica napus cultivar Da-Ae chromosome C3, Da-Ae, whole genome shotgun sequence genome. Proteins encoded here:
- the LOC125583382 gene encoding uncharacterized protein LOC125583382, coding for MSLAMDRALMALSLDEEDTPFEMPDLPDFTSAEENKLSLMGRLLNPERQRMSNLIIQMPRKWQKEGKVRGIALSQEKFQFIFNSEHDLQDVLDKGVQTHYEWVIVLERWMENPPEDYLQYIPLWVRISNIPETFYTVEAIGKLGDFVGKVELVAFDPSKPVTQNYIRVLVKFNVANPLRMSKALTYKGKSFVIHYNYENVQKRCFECFRLNHEKDYCPLVVRKRQEEAAERRSKVSPQSTPLQPFFKEGDPLKGVLADYQVGINPMNGRPKISKEVLEELRRYLLADTGENREIKEYKIKQSVSLAEKDPVAQKLCLQLEAPPQVTKELNKGKGLVFDYSKKSETEQSGARREPAEKLMAASIKAHSSLILKRDNEVLLLRDKEESDGGYFSSRSDEPTGFSAGFYDSGSAGFVKKRSYQRKRPPKARRMQRKFTEKERGEILEGHRREGKQEVGCKKKKWEGEGERSRSISKAPCIKVIPNEGSPKL